Within the Carassius auratus strain Wakin chromosome 18, ASM336829v1, whole genome shotgun sequence genome, the region CAGGTACCtgtgtgaatcctcatgtggtTTTTGTAATTGGTGGCACTTGCAAAGGCTCTTCCACAGTTGGGTTCAGAGCAGTAGTATGGCCTCTCGCCTGTGTGAGTACGGATGTGGACTTTACGAATGTTGGATGTGGTGAAAGATCTCCCACAGCCTTCAAATGGACATTTAAATGGTTTTTCTCCTATAAAAGGAATAGTTATGCTACATAaatttaaaaacagaccaaaatttgaaatatattttttagaccACTTAATTTTATAAACAAGATTAAACCATTATTACAGGCTGGTTAAATATGCCAATCACCTGtatgtgttcttgtgtgtttttgtaagtCACCAGAGGTTTTGAAAGACTTGAGACAGTTGAGCTCCTGACAGCGATACGGTTTCTCTCCTGTGTGTGTTCGGACATGACTCTTGAGACCATACCCTTGAAGAcagcagaaagaaaaataatgcatGTACAAAAAAAACTTAAGACGTAATAAAAAAACAACCGCTTTTGGGAAATTCTTTACCTGTTGCAAACTTTTTGCCACAACCCATATGTTCACAAATGTATGGCTTATCCCCAGTATGCGATCTTTCGTGTACCTACAAATATTTAGAAAGCCACATGAGTTCAGAAGTGGATAAATTACAACAGAGACAATATTACACATCAGAAcacaaaacttttttgaaatatgtgTATTGTATATCTTCTGTCTTGCATGAATTCACCTTCAGATGGTGAGCAGTAGTATAGAGTTTTCCACATCCCTCATGTTCACACCTGAAGGCCTTTTCCCCAACATGCTGGGTTCTAGATGACCGGTCTTGACCCTGCAGTACGATCTAAGTGCACAAAAGTGGCTCACTGCTTCATTAACATTCAAAGCATCACTATCATAAGTtacttatttaataaatgcacaaaaaagtatCAGTAAAGACAGTACCTGCATATGCACAGCATCTGAGTCCCCTCGACCAAGTAACCCACTACTGCATTCTGTGGCctccatctgcacacacacagataacactTCCTCTAAACTAACATGAACTGTAATATGATCAAATTAACATAAGGTACACAACATATATACACAAGTCTAAATTGGCTTACCATTCCATTGCACATTAATTTCCATTATAAAATGGGTAAGGAAACCATATAaactcacaaaaataaataaaaaaaaacagaataaatgaCACAATCTCAACCTGTGTAGAGTATTGCTCAAGCACACTGATGGTCTCAGCATCAATTGTGCCCTCTGTCTGTAAGTCTGCTACGGTACCATCTGCCTGGATGGCTAAGATGGTGTTGGATTGAGGCATATGTTGAATATATGCAGTGGTGCCATCCTCCAGCTGAACAGCCTGTAAACCACCCTGATCATATGTTTCTAAAAAGattaaatacattgagatttacttaTTTGGTTTCATCATAAAGAATCCAACATTTGTATATGTATGATACAAAATACAGAGTAATATTGTTTTTTAGGGACAGACCTTTGGGAGCATGAATGTAAGCGGTTGTTCCATCCTCCAGTTGCACAGCTTGCCCATCTTCTAATCTTAATCCTTCTCCTCCTAAGAAATATGTGCATAAGTGTAAATGTTGTGTGGTCTTTAaattaatgtatgcatttagcagatggttttatccaaagcgacttacagtgcattcaggctctCAATTTTTTTCCTATCAAATGtttccggggaatcgaacccccaaccttgtgcttcatagcgcaatgctctaccaattgagctacataAAATTTGTATGAAATACCTGTTCTAGACATTGGTAGGTGCTGGACATAAGCAGCAGATCCATCCTCCAGCTGAATCACTTGTCCTtccattattttgttttctgtgaaaGAAACTATTATATGCTGTGAACCAAGCAAGAACATTTGTGCAGGTTTCATAACTACACAATGTTTGTTGTACGCTAATGGGATACAGGACAGCTtcaaaagtgtacttttttttgtatttttatttttttctacatataTTCCATATGGGAATAGTCAATCAGTCAAGCATAACCTGATTAATAGCTTAATGCCAAAAGTAATGCCAAGTGTGTAGTTACAGTACCTTTAGGGCTATGTTGGATGTATGCTGTGGAGCCATCCACAAGAGTCACGGCCTGAAGGCTCACCGTGTCTATACCATCCATGTTGTCATCTGTGTAGTAACATTTGGCCATTATGAGTCTACATTGCACCATGCACAATATATAATTCTATTGCTGAGATTTTATACCCTTCCATCACACCTGCAACTGTTACTGCCTCTGTTAAGCAAAAGGTGACCTGCTGCGGGTCCCCGTCCACACTTTGAAACTCCATGCCCTGGGTGTCCCGATTCACCTGGGCTAAGAGCATGATCTGCCTGTACAAACCAACCAACAACCATTAAAGATATACTGTTAAAACCCAGAGGCAACCAATGGCCTTGATTTATTGGGGTTTGCTTAGTACTCACAATGATGTTTTACAAAAGTCATACAGTCCATTAACTACTTGTATCTCCctaaatttattttaacaatgttcaaTTGGGGGGGGGAGTTATTAATAGTTTTGTGCTTGTGTACTCCTCCTGTAtggaatgatttttttaatgttagtacTATTACTACTACAGCATTTTACTGTTTAGAACTGTACTTGGTGATGTTGCACCCTATATAAAGTCATTTGAATGTGCATTTCTTAAAATGAGTCTATTTTTGTTATCCTAGTACTTTTAAACTTGAAAAATACTTTATTCGTTTTATTGTTGTATAGTAACTGTGTTGTGAATGTGAATCTGTGATTCAGACATCAGCTAGTATTAGTCCAAATGTTACAGGCACCTATCCTATTTCTAGGAACTATTTATTTAGTGACTGTATAAATTCCAGTAATAACTAGTCTCTCTTTCATTTTTACTGGTATCATTtctaatttcattattattatgttttttacttgACACATACTGATGAGTCAATGTTTTAGTTAAAAACAACTCTTTctagttaaattattttaaaataatattgttataaaacTACTAGCAATAAAAATTAGACaattgaaaaatgaaatgtttaaaagatTGCCATATAATATATGGTATAGCATTCTGCAAAAAAAGAGTTATATTTTTCAAATGgtgaaataatacttttatattaaTCGGCAAATgcgaataaataaaaattctgcgTTAACACTGGCATTTCATCACTCATTTACATTTTAGCTCAACAGCAACGTCACGAAACTAACGTTACTTTGTAAATAATAACGCTAGGAGTATCAAAATATTTAGACAGGAATGGAAAGTCAAGCCCGGCTAAAGTTGCTCATAAGACTTTCGTTTTATTATTTGACAGAACATCTGTCATGCTAACTCTCACATGTTAGCAaatatgctacaaaaatgctagagTTTTACTTTAACCGCTTCCTAATGATTACATAATATAGTCGCCCTTGAGATTCATATAACTATGCCATCACCAGATACTAACGCAAAGCATTGCTTTGAAAACAATGCTGTCCTTTATAAAGGCGTTTAAACATAAAGGAACGACCGTTAGCCCACACTGAAATCGTTGCTGCGGTAACTCAACAATCACAATCGGACCGTTATAATGTTGCAACCGATTACAACGCTGCATCCAACtgcctttaataaataaaacaacgcTTCCGATGCATTTTCACTATTTTATTTCGTTCTTCGTCCCCCATCGACTTCCACCGCACTTCCATCGCCGCGCTCTCCGGCTAACCGGCGTCTGAGGAAATAAGGCACACTgggtaaaaacacatttatatactAACCTCCGAAAATTTTCCAACAATCCCTTCGTTCGACCACCATGCACCAGGGCAGGAAACGCTATGCAGAAAATACAACCCCAGAACCTGAATAACGGAAGACATCTACCACTGATTCTTAATCCGCTTATGTGATTGGCTAAAGAAGACTAGTGCCTTGCTCCCATTGGCTGAACGCCCGTCCAGGCGAATTCGTGCTGGCAGAAATTCATGTTCAGGGGCACCTTAGGGACGCCATTCGGGTTTGTTGGGTGTATTGTTCAAGCGTGAATAAGCAAATCTTGCACAGCAGTGTTTACCCGTGACATATTCATTTGGCGGACAGATCCGGCGGGTTTTATGTACATTTCTTCGAACGTCATAACGTGACCAGtggttttactgtttttataacaGCACATTTTTACAGTGTGTCACGGAAGGTTTGGTAGCCATCTTGAATTGCAATATGTCATGGCTAGAGTGAGGATGCATGGGCAATGCAGTGCAGTTTGTCTGAGGGAGAATATGGAATACTCTGTTTAAAATGATGaagattttatttcataagaatataaattataattccttgcttatttatatatatgtgtgtgcatatatatatatatatatatatatatatatatatatatatatatataattttaatatgagctgtttatgcaaaaaaataaaagtcagtaATGTTTGAAGatgtgtacaaaaataaatacaattaaatacaatgaataaaatattttcatattcaaatatagattttcttcatttttaagttGCTCAAAAAGACAATTTCTGAGAACAGTTTGAACAATAAAGCATTAAGGATATTGCGCAGCAACAATATGTATCGCTTGGCACAAATAGAAGATATAAGGTGAAAGACAACAgttcagtttttagttttatataaaatatgagtGCATTCCAATACAATATGTATaaagaggattttttttattattctgttgaAGTTGGGCTCTTTTCCCAAAACATCATGTATTTTTCATCAGCTTTTCTCACCTCGGTGTCTTCTTCACATTTCAGCTTCTGTGGATAAGGAGATGACAGCACATTAATCTATTTTTGGACTGAGCGTATGTCACGGGACGGATGTTCAAGCACTCAGGTTCTGAAAACAGGTTCAGGTGCCAATTTCTGGTGTAGGATGACATTCAATGGCATTTCTCATCAAACTTCATTAATAAAGTTCCACTCTTTCTTTTTACCATTGCTGCTGCTTCTTGAACCCACATTAATCCTACTGTCAGAATGCTGATTTATATATAGAGGGTAAAAGTCAATTCAAGAACCTCAATAAAATTAGTGACTGTAGAGTgaataatacaaacatttaaataaaatcacaaatataCATTCAGACAAATGTATTTACTATGCAATATTTCACAGAGATTTAaattatgcatatatatgtaGTTGTGTTTTTAGTAGCAAATCTgcatgtatattatgtattaaaagtatacttaaaaaattCTGCCATAATTTACTCGCCCTTAAGTCATTTCAAAACATAAagctattttgaaaaatgtaaaaaaaataaaataaaataaaaacaagtcaaTGGTTACTAAAACAGTTTGGTTCTATAAAATACCTTCTGCTGTAttacacagaaaaaataaataaatgcatacaaaatgaaTGATAtaatggatagttcacctaaaaattctgTACTCAtgaatgaatttctttcttctgctgaacacaaaagaagatattttgaagaatgtgtgtaaccAAAAAGTTGtttgtccccattgacttccatagtatgaaaaagaAATAGTCTGACCAGAGTTAcccacattattcaaaatatcttcttttgtgttcagcaaaataaatacatttcttgagGGTGAATAAGTAtgacaagttttcatttttgggtgaactatccttttaaaaccTGTTCCCAAGTGCACATCAAATGCTCTCTGTCACCACTAGATGGGTGCAATGACTTACTAATAGTTTAAGGCTAGTCAGTGGCTCACTATGGTAACCTCGGTAAACAGTAGAAACAGGTATCATTGTTCAGTGGATCTTTACTACAGAACAAAATTGCTGCAGTTTTCAGGTGTGTTCTAGGATTCTAGAGAGGTATggagatatatgtatatatatatatatatatatatatatatatatatatatatatatatatatatatatatttgtgtgtgtgtgtgtgtgttcccattCTTACATTTGCTTATCaaaaagattaagaaaaaaagCTATTTGTGTTACCAGAAGCTAGTCAGATTGGTCTTTAAATCAACTATAACTGAGCAAATTCAATTGTGTTGCAGATTATTCTGTCAGACTTGACAATGTCAGCAAGTCCTCGGGTGTCTCGCAACCAAAGTGTAAATGTCACTTTTGTTTTGGACTCCTCTGTGGGAATGAATGGCTTTCTAAGACAAGTGAAGAATCTTATTATTCAAACCTTGATTTCTAAAGCTTCACTCAGAGACTCACTCTTTAAACATTATCAGCTCTTCATACAAGGTaaatttactgtcatttaaaatgtaacgcaAATGTAAAATCACTCTGAAAAAATAGGTAGCCTATTTGTCCATGCAGGCTATAATTGTCTCAATACTGATGAGGCTATTgtttggtttattaataaaatataatataaattatttttatcttaatttaatcccaaattcatattcatattcaaattcaGTAGGAATACTAAGGCTAGTGTTTTCCAAACATCCATCCATTTTTCAAACTGTTTACTGCGTGGAAATCCTGGATGGATTGCCAGTCCATTGCAGGGCtaggtttaaattatttaataaaaaatatatgtatatttatttatttcaaaatcaatTTATATTTTGCTAGTCTACGCCATGGTCGTCTCACATGATGCCCTGAACTCCTGATGTAGTCGAAGCCTTGAGCTGGATCCACACATTACAGACAAGTCCTGGCAGAGACCTCCACTCAGCACTGGCCTTAGCTTTCTCTGACCCTGCCTGTCAGTCAGTCCATTTGGTGAGCAGCGGTCTCCCGGACAACCCACCACAATGTCTGGCTTCATTATCAACCCTGGTGATGCGCCCTgtgaatacattttacatatccGACAAGACTCCCGTGAACACGGACATATCAGACTTCTTGCAGTGCATGACTTCCACCACTAGAGAGAGCTGTTACGTCATGACGCTCAACTCAGCTGGCAATGTGGACCAGGTAAAATAAACGGTTTATCCTCTGTTAGTtagtcagattattattattttgaaagaaaatgttttaaaatgtcaaacaGCTCAGTTTGTTGCACTCAACGGATGACCTGTTCCAAAACCCATCACACTCAGAGGACCCATGGCGTTCAGTGGACTTCAATCAGGTCCAATACTGCAACTGCACAAGCTGTGTCTGTTTCTATACCAAGCTGGTATGTTCTTTAATTTTTTAATCGGAAAGAGTGAAAGacggataaaataaaataaataattatactgtgggaaatatatatatatattcactcactattctaattctattctttaaaaaatctaactacctttctaatctttttgtattctattttcttttcatttattatgcaattgtatatgtatgtgtgtgtatgtgtaaagacctctaactagcttgctctattcttttatttttttattctatctgttttctttttatttattatattatttaaaatcccatgctacatgtactgtgttaacctaactgagacttgttatagcacttatatatcattgctctttttgttgtttttgattgctcatctgtaagtcgctttggataaaagcgtctgctaaatgaataaatgtaaatgtaaaatatatatatatatatatatatatatatatatatatatatatatatatatatatatatatatatatatatatatatatattaaattaaattaaaatata harbors:
- the znf143b gene encoding zinc finger protein 143 isoform X1, whose product is MLLAQVNRDTQGMEFQSVDGDPQQVTFCLTEAVTVADDNMDGIDTVSLQAVTLVDGSTAYIQHSPKVSFTENKIMEGQVIQLEDGSAAYVQHLPMSRTGGEGLRLEDGQAVQLEDGTTAYIHAPKETYDQGGLQAVQLEDGTTAYIQHMPQSNTILAIQADGTVADLQTEGTIDAETISVLEQYSTQMEATECSSGLLGRGDSDAVHMQIVLQGQDRSSRTQHVGEKAFRCEHEGCGKLYTTAHHLKVHERSHTGDKPYICEHMGCGKKFATGYGLKSHVRTHTGEKPYRCQELNCLKSFKTSGDLQKHTRTHTGEKPFKCPFEGCGRSFTTSNIRKVHIRTHTGERPYYCSEPNCGRAFASATNYKNHMRIHTGEKPYVCTVPGCDKRFTEYSSLYKHHVVHTPCKPYNCNHCGKTYKQISTLAMHKRTAHNDTEPIEEEQEAYFEPPAEAIDEPGLMYTPTVVEDDSGSEQVSGSEVMGQQHVALISQDGTQQVLSQADMQAMGGTITMVTQEGTTITIPAHEAMLSSGGAHSVTMVSADGTEGQVAIAYQTEEGELVQDQEQHVVSTSPHPVTLLATSNGTHIAVQLSDQPSLEEAIRIASRIQQGETPGMDD
- the znf143b gene encoding zinc finger protein 143 isoform X2, with the protein product MLLAQVNRDTQGMEFQSVDGDPQQVTFCLTEAVTVADDNMDGIDTVSLQAVTLVDGSTAYIQHSPKENKIMEGQVIQLEDGSAAYVQHLPMSRTGGEGLRLEDGQAVQLEDGTTAYIHAPKETYDQGGLQAVQLEDGTTAYIQHMPQSNTILAIQADGTVADLQTEGTIDAETISVLEQYSTQMEATECSSGLLGRGDSDAVHMQIVLQGQDRSSRTQHVGEKAFRCEHEGCGKLYTTAHHLKVHERSHTGDKPYICEHMGCGKKFATGYGLKSHVRTHTGEKPYRCQELNCLKSFKTSGDLQKHTRTHTGEKPFKCPFEGCGRSFTTSNIRKVHIRTHTGERPYYCSEPNCGRAFASATNYKNHMRIHTGEKPYVCTVPGCDKRFTEYSSLYKHHVVHTPCKPYNCNHCGKTYKQISTLAMHKRTAHNDTEPIEEEQEAYFEPPAEAIDEPGLMYTPTVVEDDSGSEQVSGSEVMGQQHVALISQDGTQQVLSQADMQAMGGTITMVTQEGTTITIPAHEAMLSSGGAHSVTMVSADGTEGQVAIAYQTEEGELVQDQEQHVVSTSPHPVTLLATSNGTHIAVQLSDQPSLEEAIRIASRIQQGETPGMDD